In Nostoc sp. GT001, a genomic segment contains:
- a CDS encoding TspO/MBR family protein, translating into MNKSKNSGIVEQFVNTVMGVKPGNQQQSLNTSIATTQELDIRAVLAYTLGTILQILVMSLVLLGMEKLVMFIDNNSSFPSWVSTLLTGLFFALLSIRSRIFSLLDNTRSRQTYDQVIRPRWSPPPLVFPIVWMIIAVLRVISSVLVWQQMNHQFLVLPLILFVVHLALGDTWNTIFTVERRLGAAVPVVILGPWLSAIVVTAIYWQTNPIAGMTLSFSCVWLTVAAVLVFRIWQLNGSEPLYPLKLAPVDQ; encoded by the coding sequence ATGAATAAATCCAAGAATAGTGGAATAGTTGAACAGTTTGTTAATACAGTGATGGGGGTAAAACCTGGGAATCAACAACAGTCTCTAAACACATCAATTGCTACTACACAAGAACTAGATATCAGAGCAGTTTTAGCTTATACACTAGGGACTATCCTACAAATATTAGTCATGAGTCTCGTGTTACTGGGAATGGAAAAATTAGTAATGTTCATTGATAACAATTCTTCTTTTCCCAGTTGGGTTAGCACTTTATTGACTGGATTATTTTTTGCTCTATTAAGTATCCGTTCTCGAATTTTTTCTCTTTTAGATAATACTCGTTCTCGTCAGACCTATGACCAGGTAATCAGACCAAGATGGTCGCCTCCACCTTTAGTATTTCCCATAGTTTGGATGATAATTGCCGTTTTGCGGGTAATTTCTTCTGTATTGGTTTGGCAGCAAATGAATCACCAGTTTTTAGTGCTGCCTTTAATTTTGTTTGTGGTACATCTGGCTTTAGGGGATACTTGGAATACGATTTTTACTGTCGAACGGAGATTAGGTGCTGCTGTACCTGTAGTTATTTTAGGCCCTTGGTTATCTGCTATAGTGGTGACGGCAATTTATTGGCAAACTAATCCTATAGCAGGAATGACTTTATCATTTTCTTGTGTGTGGTTAACTGTAGCTGCTGTTTTGGTATTTAGAATTTGGCAATTAAATGGATCTGAGCCATTGTATCCTTTAAAATTAGCACCTGTGGATCAATAA
- a CDS encoding aromatic ring-hydroxylating dioxygenase subunit alpha yields the protein MVQDQILLNDWHVIARSQDLQPGTVLHKRLLGSNIVLWHNGDKVLAWQDVCPHRGARLSLGYVNKETLVCPYHGLAFNSEGKCVQVPANPEQSPPAQACVKTYQIQERYDLLWVCLGTPKQDIAPFSEWYDPVYQKIFCGPYYYHSSPLRVLENFIDPAHFPIMHSGLFAHASHPELTHYELESLPDGISFKCGLWELDFNSGNPLSAPLIFNTYDYRIFRPLVAYFKLGPGDHRLNIFYTITPVDEDECVVQYWLMVNSVRELKVEVYLDIQNQIASQDIAIVESQQPRRLPLDLQSEVHLPSDRYSIAYRKWLKQQGVTFGTI from the coding sequence ATGGTGCAAGACCAGATTTTGCTGAATGATTGGCATGTAATAGCGCGATCGCAAGACCTCCAACCTGGAACAGTTCTGCACAAGCGTTTATTAGGCTCAAATATAGTGCTTTGGCATAATGGCGACAAAGTTTTAGCTTGGCAAGACGTTTGCCCTCATCGTGGTGCCCGTCTTTCTCTAGGATATGTTAATAAAGAGACTCTTGTTTGTCCTTACCACGGTTTAGCCTTTAATAGCGAGGGAAAATGTGTACAAGTTCCCGCTAATCCCGAACAATCGCCCCCCGCCCAAGCTTGTGTTAAAACTTACCAAATTCAAGAGCGTTACGATCTGCTTTGGGTTTGTTTAGGGACACCAAAACAAGACATAGCTCCGTTTTCTGAGTGGTACGATCCAGTCTATCAGAAGATTTTCTGTGGCCCTTACTACTATCACTCTAGCCCTCTGCGGGTGCTGGAAAATTTCATCGATCCGGCACACTTCCCAATTATGCATTCGGGATTATTTGCCCACGCCAGTCATCCTGAGTTGACGCACTATGAATTAGAGTCTCTTCCAGATGGGATTAGTTTCAAATGTGGTTTGTGGGAACTAGATTTTAATTCCGGTAATCCTCTTTCTGCACCACTGATTTTCAACACTTACGATTACCGTATTTTTCGTCCGCTAGTGGCATATTTTAAACTTGGGCCTGGAGATCATCGTTTAAATATTTTCTATACAATTACGCCAGTCGATGAAGATGAGTGCGTGGTGCAATATTGGTTAATGGTAAACAGTGTCCGCGAACTAAAAGTGGAAGTGTATCTAGATATTCAAAATCAAATTGCTAGTCAAGATATCGCCATTGTCGAGTCCCAGCAGCCCCGACGCTTACCTTTAGATTTGCAATCAGAAGTACATTTACCGAGCGATCGCTATTCTATAGCATACCGGAAGTGGCTCAAACAACAGGGTGTTACTTTCGGCACTATTTAA
- a CDS encoding DUF4288 domain-containing protein has product MAYIPKDAEWYIAELVIECNVEGNPHNVVHVNIVLVRASSPEEAFEKAEELGYQENSTYLNPKSQTVTFTYRGLRHLDVIHDELEHGAELMFEEKIGIPESELQQMLTPKSQLAIFRPLKPIDPSKPDYSSKEIMDEVAKMMGDDGIIERL; this is encoded by the coding sequence ATGGCATACATTCCAAAGGATGCAGAGTGGTATATCGCTGAATTGGTGATCGAGTGTAACGTTGAGGGAAATCCACATAATGTTGTTCATGTAAATATTGTTCTTGTCCGTGCTTCTTCACCAGAAGAGGCTTTTGAGAAAGCCGAAGAACTTGGTTATCAGGAGAACAGCACATATCTCAATCCCAAAAGTCAAACCGTAACTTTTACTTATAGAGGCTTACGGCATCTCGATGTGATTCATGATGAATTAGAACATGGTGCTGAACTGATGTTTGAAGAAAAAATTGGTATACCTGAAAGCGAGTTACAACAAATGCTGACTCCAAAATCTCAGCTAGCTATTTTTCGTCCGTTAAAACCAATAGATCCATCTAAGCCAGACTATAGCAGTAAAGAAATTATGGATGAAGTCGCAAAAATGATGGGTGACGATGGTATTATTGAAAGACTTTAA
- a CDS encoding DUF6174 domain-containing protein, translated as MRLPIAISAVLVASLGFSAPVISQPSPIQVAKTPAPNSLALEQFKINYRLWRRQKISNYRYEFTRSCFCLPKATEPVIIKVRNRVTSSITYKATQQPADAELFKQYNTIPKLFDIIRDALIRKAANLTVQYDPILGYPTQINIDYNSQIADDEIFLTISNLQKTN; from the coding sequence ATGCGCTTACCAATTGCAATTAGTGCTGTTTTAGTGGCATCTTTAGGTTTTAGTGCACCTGTAATATCTCAACCTTCTCCTATACAGGTAGCCAAAACGCCCGCGCCTAATAGTTTAGCCTTAGAACAATTTAAGATTAATTACCGATTATGGAGACGGCAAAAAATCTCTAACTATCGCTATGAATTCACTAGAAGTTGCTTTTGTTTACCTAAAGCCACAGAACCAGTAATTATTAAAGTACGTAATCGAGTCACAAGTTCTATTACTTATAAAGCAACTCAACAGCCAGCTGATGCAGAATTGTTTAAACAATATAATACAATTCCTAAACTCTTTGACATCATCAGGGATGCGCTGATTCGGAAAGCAGCAAACTTGACTGTACAATACGATCCAATACTTGGTTATCCAACTCAAATTAACATTGATTATAATAGCCAGATCGCTGATGATGAAATATTTTTGACAATTAGCAATCTGCAAAAAACTAATTAA
- a CDS encoding MATE family efflux transporter — MLAVPLAAAQLAQSATGFVDTVMMGWLGSQTIASGGLGTVIFTFSLLIFTGIVSAVSPLAAQAYGAGNKEKVGTIVRLGLRISLVLGIPITLLLYNGGALLLLLGQDAKTVALAEIYLRAIALGFIPGLGFAVLKSFLSALLQPQLVMVTVVLGTLLNITANYVLMFGKLGFPALGLAGIGWASTLSLWSMFVALAVYIYNQPRFAVYGIFRSSSHKAFPLEHRRIVGEILQVGLPIGGLITVEAGLFTVVTLLIGQLGTNALAAHQIALQTISISFQMAVGISLATTVRVGQLAGQNDLVGSRLAGYVGIAIAALAMGVVGIAFWLVPKSIISLYIDINNQNNADVVALAVKLLAVAAIFQIVDGVQVTAAGALRGLKDTQIPMLIGIFAYWCVGLFTGYTFGISLGSGAIGLWWGLAIGLAIAAIILTWRFSTRKTNNY, encoded by the coding sequence ATGTTAGCCGTACCTTTGGCAGCAGCACAACTGGCTCAATCTGCTACTGGTTTTGTGGATACGGTAATGATGGGTTGGTTGGGAAGTCAAACCATTGCATCTGGAGGTTTGGGAACTGTTATCTTTACTTTTTCTCTGTTGATTTTTACTGGTATCGTTTCTGCTGTCAGTCCCTTAGCTGCCCAAGCATACGGAGCCGGAAATAAAGAAAAAGTTGGCACAATTGTCCGGCTTGGACTAAGGATATCTCTGGTGCTAGGAATACCAATTACATTGCTACTTTACAATGGAGGCGCTTTACTACTTTTACTAGGACAGGATGCTAAGACAGTAGCACTAGCAGAGATTTATTTAAGAGCGATCGCACTGGGTTTTATTCCTGGTTTGGGCTTTGCAGTACTTAAAAGCTTTCTTTCTGCTCTGTTGCAACCGCAATTAGTCATGGTGACAGTGGTTTTGGGTACTCTGTTGAACATCACAGCTAACTATGTGCTGATGTTTGGCAAACTGGGATTCCCGGCGCTGGGTTTAGCTGGTATTGGTTGGGCAAGCACACTTTCACTTTGGAGTATGTTTGTGGCTTTGGCAGTTTATATATATAATCAGCCTCGCTTTGCAGTTTACGGTATTTTTCGATCTTCGTCTCACAAAGCTTTTCCTCTAGAGCATCGCCGAATCGTTGGCGAGATTTTGCAGGTTGGATTGCCCATTGGGGGTCTGATTACGGTCGAAGCCGGACTGTTCACTGTTGTCACTTTGTTGATTGGACAATTGGGAACAAATGCCCTCGCTGCCCATCAAATTGCTTTACAAACAATTTCGATATCATTCCAGATGGCAGTAGGCATTTCTCTAGCGACAACAGTTCGTGTTGGACAGTTAGCCGGACAGAATGACCTAGTTGGCAGTCGTCTAGCTGGATATGTAGGCATTGCCATTGCAGCTTTAGCTATGGGTGTAGTAGGCATTGCATTTTGGCTAGTACCAAAGTCAATTATTTCTCTTTATATTGACATCAACAATCAGAACAATGCAGATGTGGTTGCCCTTGCGGTGAAATTGCTAGCAGTCGCGGCCATTTTTCAAATAGTTGACGGTGTGCAAGTTACTGCCGCAGGAGCATTACGCGGACTCAAAGACACTCAAATTCCGATGCTGATTGGCATTTTTGCTTATTGGTGTGTTGGTTTATTCACTGGTTATACTTTTGGGATCTCGTTGGGATCTGGAGCTATTGGTCTTTGGTGGGGATTGGCTATTGGTTTAGCGATCGCTGCAATCATCCTAACTTGGCGGTTTAGCACCAGGAAAACTAATAACTATTGA
- a CDS encoding precorrin-8X methylmutase, producing the protein MSDYIRDANEIYRNSFAIIRSEANLDVLPPDVAKVAVRLIHACGMTDIVTDLGYSPTAVQSARAALANGAPILCDCRMVADGVTRRRLSANNQVICTLNEPEVPELAQRMGTTRSAAALELWRSHLEGSVIAIGNAPTALFRLLEILDAGAPKPAIILGFPVGFVGAAESKAALAADSRNVPFLTLHGRRGGSAIAAAAVNALATEEE; encoded by the coding sequence ATGTCCGACTATATCCGAGATGCCAACGAGATTTACCGTAATTCCTTTGCAATCATCCGGTCAGAAGCGAACCTAGATGTATTGCCACCCGATGTAGCAAAAGTTGCTGTGCGTCTAATTCATGCCTGTGGGATGACGGATATTGTCACTGACTTGGGATATTCACCAACAGCAGTACAATCCGCAAGGGCAGCACTGGCAAATGGAGCGCCAATTCTGTGCGATTGCCGAATGGTTGCCGATGGCGTTACCAGACGACGGTTGTCTGCAAACAATCAAGTTATCTGTACCCTCAACGAGCCAGAAGTGCCAGAACTTGCCCAGCGTATGGGTACTACAAGGTCAGCGGCAGCCCTAGAATTATGGCGATCGCACCTGGAAGGCTCAGTAATTGCAATTGGGAATGCGCCCACAGCACTGTTTAGGCTGTTAGAAATACTCGATGCAGGAGCGCCCAAACCTGCGATTATCTTGGGCTTTCCAGTGGGGTTTGTCGGTGCAGCGGAATCAAAAGCCGCACTGGCAGCAGATAGCAGAAATGTACCATTTTTAACCTTACACGGTCGGCGCGGTGGAAGTGCGATCGCGGCAGCAGCAGTTAACGCCCTGGCAACGGAGGAAGAATGA
- a CDS encoding precorrin-2 C(20)-methyltransferase, with translation MQPKGRLYGIGVGPGDPELLTLKALRLLRAAPVVAYQSATDKESIARAIVAQYLPGNQIEVLFHLPRALEPEKAKSIYDNEIQPIADHLAAGRDVVVLCEGDPFFYGSFMYLFTRLCDQYETEVVPGVSSLMACPVALGVPFTYYTDILTVLPAPLPAEELTTHLLMTDAAAIMKLGRHFTKVRDILHKLGLASRARYIERASTSQQRIIPLDEVDPAEVPYFSMIVIPTKNRL, from the coding sequence ATGCAACCCAAAGGTCGTCTTTATGGAATTGGTGTCGGCCCAGGCGATCCCGAACTATTGACTCTGAAAGCGCTGCGGCTATTACGTGCGGCTCCTGTGGTAGCTTATCAATCAGCTACAGATAAAGAAAGTATTGCTAGAGCGATCGTGGCGCAATATCTTCCTGGCAATCAAATCGAGGTACTATTTCACCTCCCCCGCGCTTTGGAACCAGAAAAGGCCAAGTCTATTTATGACAACGAAATTCAACCAATCGCCGACCATTTAGCAGCCGGTCGAGATGTCGTAGTGTTATGTGAGGGCGATCCATTTTTCTATGGTTCCTTCATGTACCTGTTCACGCGGCTATGTGACCAATACGAAACAGAAGTTGTCCCCGGAGTTTCTTCACTGATGGCTTGTCCGGTAGCCTTGGGTGTACCTTTCACCTACTACACCGATATCCTCACAGTCTTACCCGCCCCATTGCCAGCAGAAGAACTGACTACACATCTGCTGATGACCGATGCAGCCGCAATTATGAAACTAGGTCGTCACTTTACTAAAGTACGAGATATTCTGCATAAATTAGGGCTAGCGTCACGAGCAAGATATATTGAGCGGGCATCAACATCACAGCAACGCATCATCCCCCTAGATGAAGTCGATCCAGCCGAAGTACCCTATTTCTCAATGATTGTAATTCCAACTAAGAATCGACTATAG
- a CDS encoding metalloregulator ArsR/SmtB family transcription factor — translation MVPNSTFTPDTIAAGFHALSDPLRIQVLELLRSQELCVCDLCDHLGTTQSKLSFHLKTLKEAGLVRARQEGRWIYYSLNLPQFVALEQYLAEFRRFSPILPIRPPCES, via the coding sequence ATGGTTCCTAATAGCACCTTTACTCCTGACACGATCGCTGCTGGCTTTCATGCCCTATCTGACCCCCTACGAATTCAGGTCTTAGAACTGCTACGCTCTCAAGAACTATGCGTCTGTGACCTGTGCGACCACCTGGGAACCACTCAATCTAAACTGTCTTTTCACCTCAAAACCCTGAAAGAAGCGGGTTTAGTTCGCGCTCGTCAAGAAGGGCGCTGGATTTACTACAGCCTCAATCTACCGCAGTTCGTTGCCTTAGAGCAGTATTTAGCAGAATTCCGCCGCTTTAGCCCCATATTACCTATTCGTCCCCCCTGCGAGAGTTAA
- a CDS encoding PstS family phosphate ABC transporter substrate-binding protein — MKTTAKKLAMPGLGYAYAVGLLALTTSCTATSTSNPSAQTQQSPSVTEVRDSAKAATTTIKIDGSSTVYPITQAIAKDYQADPKNQVQVAVNISGTSGGFEKFCNGETDISNASRPILKAEMEACKKNGVTYMEFPIAFDALTVAVNPQNNWAKDITVAELKKIWEPSAQGKITRWNQVRASWPDRPLNLYGAGKKSGTFDYFTEATVGKARVSRNDYTASEDDEVLVDGISKDPNALGYFGYAYYEKSQNKLKALAINNGKGAVLPSRQTVEKVQYQPLARPLFIYVNFRDNQNKELVNKFVEFYIDKAPTIANSVGYIPLPDDSKRLNYVHLYQGKVGTVFEGEAEMNLTIGELLRKEAKF; from the coding sequence ATGAAGACAACAGCAAAGAAATTGGCGATGCCTGGTTTGGGCTACGCCTACGCAGTAGGATTGTTGGCTTTGACAACTAGTTGCACAGCAACATCCACATCCAACCCATCCGCTCAAACTCAGCAGTCACCTTCTGTAACAGAGGTAAGGGATTCTGCTAAGGCTGCAACCACAACAATAAAAATTGATGGTTCCAGCACAGTTTATCCGATTACGCAGGCGATCGCTAAAGACTATCAAGCCGATCCAAAGAATCAGGTGCAGGTTGCAGTTAACATTTCTGGTACTAGTGGCGGGTTTGAGAAATTCTGTAATGGAGAAACCGATATTAGCAACGCTTCTCGACCGATTTTGAAGGCAGAGATGGAAGCTTGCAAAAAAAATGGTGTGACGTATATGGAGTTTCCCATTGCTTTTGATGCGCTTACCGTCGCCGTCAATCCGCAAAACAATTGGGCAAAAGACATCACAGTAGCAGAATTGAAAAAGATTTGGGAACCCTCAGCCCAAGGGAAAATCACTCGCTGGAACCAAGTACGTGCATCTTGGCCAGATCGCCCACTTAATTTGTATGGTGCTGGGAAAAAGTCTGGTACTTTTGACTATTTTACAGAAGCGACTGTAGGTAAAGCTAGAGTCAGTCGTAATGACTACACAGCCAGTGAAGATGATGAAGTATTGGTGGATGGCATCAGTAAAGATCCAAATGCTTTGGGTTACTTTGGCTATGCCTATTACGAAAAATCCCAAAATAAATTAAAAGCGCTGGCAATTAACAACGGCAAAGGTGCAGTACTGCCATCACGTCAAACTGTAGAGAAAGTTCAGTATCAGCCCCTTGCTCGACCTTTGTTTATCTACGTTAATTTTCGGGATAACCAAAACAAAGAATTAGTAAACAAATTTGTCGAATTTTACATAGATAAAGCCCCAACAATAGCAAATTCTGTGGGTTATATACCTTTACCAGATGACAGCAAACGCCTCAATTACGTTCACTTGTATCAAGGCAAAGTGGGAACAGTATTTGAAGGAGAAGCAGAAATGAACTTGACAATTGGTGAGTTATTACGAAAAGAAGCTAAGTTTTAG